In Methanothermobacter tenebrarum, the sequence GACAGATAAACAGATAATATACCATGTTGCGAAGAAAAATAGTATAAAAATCAGCGACTTCAACGATATCATAGATAGGATAGTTGAACACTATAAGGAGAACGTGAAAAGGGAAAAAATAAGACCCCTCAGAGGAACCAGAGAAGTGCTAAACATCCTAGAGGATATGAGGATCCCCACGGGGATAGTCACGGGTAACATAGAGGAAATAGCATGGATCAAACTCAAAAAGGCAGGATTCAGCGACTATTTCGGCTTCGGAGCATTTGGGGATGAAGGATGCCAGAGAAGCACCCTACTAGGACTAGCCCTTAAAAGAGCGGGGAAAATCCACAATAAAATAAACCCCAAAGAAAGCATAATGGTAGGGGACACCCCAAGGGACATCCAAGCCGGGAAAAAAGTGGGTACAATCACAGTCGGCGTGGCCACAGGAGACTTCACCATAGAAGATCTAAAAAAGGCCGGAGCAGACCACGTGCTTAAAAGCCTAGAAGAGAAGGAAAAATTCATAAGAATAATCCAAAAAAACATGATAACATGCGAATATTCATAACCGGTGCCACCGGCATGCTCGGCAACGACCTAGTAAAAGTACTCTCAGATGATCATAAAATAATCACAAAAAGAGTGGAAATCACCAGCCTAGAGGATATAGTAGATTTTATCTGCAACTCCAAACCAGATGCTATAATACACACAGCAGCATTCACAGACGTTGACGCCGCAGAATCAGCCAAGGACAAAGCCTACAAAGTTAACGTCATCGGCACAAGGAACGTTACATTAGCCGCCTCCAAGGTCAAAGCCCCAATAATCTACATATCAACCGATTACATCTTCGATGGTGAAAAAAGTGAAGGCTATTACGAATTCGACAAACCAAACCCTATAAACTTCTATGGACTCACCAAATACCTTGGAGAAGTATGTGTAAGGAACCTTACAAACAAATTCTACATTGTAAGAACATCATGGCTATTCGGAGAACATGGGAGAAACTTTGTAAAGACAATCCTAGAATTGGCCGAGGAAAATGAAAAAATACAAGTAGTCGATGACCAGATAGGATCCCCAACTTACACCCTAGACCTCGCAGAGGCCATAAGGGAACTCATTAAAAAACCAGCCTATGGCATCTACCATATAACCAACAGCGGCCATTGTTCATGGTATGAATTTGCAAAAGAAGTGTTTAAAGAGGCTGAAATTAACATAAAATTAGAAGCGGTCTCCAGTAACGAGTTCAAAAGGCCCGCCAGGAGGCCCAAATGCTCCATCCTAAAAAACTATAACTGGAAGATGGAAGGATTCCCCACCCTAAGAGACTACAGGGTGGCCCTCAAAGAATATCTTAGGGGGTTGAAATTTTGAAGGGGATAGTACTCGCCGGGGGGTCCGGCACCCGCCTCCACCCGGTAACAAGGGCTGTTTCAAAACAATTACTCCCAGTATATGATAAGCCAATGATATATTACCCACTATCTGTTCTGATGCTTGCAGGTATAAAAGACATCCTCATAATATCAACACCCAGGGACCTGCCACTCTACAAGGACCTTCTAGGCGACGGGGGCCAGTTTGGTGTTAAATTTTCATATAAGATCCAAGAGGAGCCCCGGGGGATAGCGGACGCATTCCTAGTAGGGGAAGATTTCATCGACGATGAAAAAGTAGCCCTCATACTCGGTGATAACATATTCTACGGTCATCGTTTCACTGAAATACTTGAAAGGGCCGCCTCGCTCAGGGAAGGTGCTGTAATCTTCGGCTACTATGTTAAGGATCCGAGGGAGTTCGGCGTGGTTGAATTCGATGATGAGGGGAATGTCATATCATTAGAGGAGAAACCTGAAAAGCCAAAGTCGAATTATGTTGTCCCAGGTTTATACTTTTATGACAATCAAGTGGTTGAGATCGCCAAGGAGATAAGACCATCTGATAGGGGTGAACTAGAGATAACATCAGTAAACCAAGCCTACCTTAAAATGGGGAAATTAAAGGTTGAAATACTTGGAAGGGGGATGGCCTGGTTGGATACCGGGACTCCAATTGGATTGATAGAGGCAAGTAGTTTCGTCGAAACCATACAGAGAAGACAAGGATTCTATATAGCATGCCTCGAGGAGATAGCATACAATAAAGGGTGAATAGATAAAGAAAAAGTCCTCGAACAAGCAGAGAAGCTTAAAAATACAGATTATGGAAGATACCTGGCCGATCTTGTGCGAGAGTGATGAAATGGTGGGAAAATTCAATTTCACCCCTACAAAACTTGAAGGCGCCCTTATCATCGAACCACTGGTCTTCGAGGATGAAAGAGGATACTTCATGGAAACATATAATATGAAAGAATTCGAGGAGGCCGGAGTACAAATAAAATTTGTCCAAGATAATGAATCAAAATCAAAGAAGGGAGTCTTAAGGGGTTTGCATTTCCAGTATAAGAAGCCCCAGGGCAAACTTGTAAGGGCCATAAAAGGGAGGATCTTCGATGTTGCAGTGGACCTCCGCAAAAACTCGCCAACATATGGAGAATGGGAAGCTGTCATATTATCAGAGGAGAACAAAAAACAATTCTACATCCCTGAAGGATTCGCACACGGTTTCCTAGTCCTCTCAGATTATGCTATAGTCAATTACAAGTGCACAGAACTTTACCATCCAGAATATGAGGGTGGCATACGCTGGGATGACCCCACCCTATCCATCAAATGGCCCCTAGACCAGGTAGATAAGATTATAATCTCAGAAAAGGATGAAAATTGGAAGACCCTAAAGGAGAAGCCCATAAGATTATAGGCTGATAAAAAATGAGGATTATAGTAACTGGTGGCGCCGGTTTCATAGGAAGCAACTTCATAAAATACATGTTAAAGGAGCACCCCCAATATGAGATAATAAATTTGGACGCTCTCACATACTGTGGAAACCTTGAAAACCTCCAAGGAGTTGAGGATAATCCAAACTACAAGTTCGTGAAAGGTGATATCACAGACAAGAGGCTGGTGGATGATCTCACCCAAGGAGCTGACGTTATAATAAACTTCGCAGCCGAATCACATGTTGACAGGAGCATCCAAGACCCTAGTAAATTCCTCAAAACCAATGTAATAGGGACACAAACACTACTCGAAGCCGCTAAAAAACATAATATACAAAAATATATACAAATATCAACAGATGAAGTATACGGGTCCTGTGAAAAATGCTATTTCACCGAGGAAACACCATTAGCACCTAACAGTCCATATGCTGCGAGTAAAGCCTCAGCCGACCTATTTGTAAGAGCATACCATAAAACCTACAACCTCCCAGTAAATATCACACGTTCATCCAACAATTACGGCCCCTACCAGTTCCCAGAAAAATTCATACCACTCATAATAACAAACGCACTCGAAAACAAACCCATACCAATCTACGGTGACGGGATGAACATAAGAGACTGGATCCACGTATATGATCATTGCAGGGCCATAGACCTAGTACTCCACCATGGACGCCAAGGAGAAATCTACAATATCGGCGGGGGTAACGAGAAAAGGAACATAGAAGTTGTGAAGCTCATCCTAGAAATACTTGGAAAGGATGAATCCCTTATAAGATTCGTGGAGGACAGGCCAGGCCATGATCGGAGATATGCCATGGACTCCAAGAAGATAAAAAGAGAACTTGGATGGAAGCCAACATACAAATTCAGGGAAGGACTAGAAGAGACAATAAAATGGTACACACAGAACAGGAGATGGTGGGAGAATATAAAAACCGGCGAATACCAAGAATATTATGAAAAAATGTATGGAAAACGGTTATATGATTAAAGGGCCATTATTCACGGGGAGAACATGCCAAGAATACATTCAAATGTTCAATTTAAACCTTAAAAGGCTAAGGGGTAAAAGCATCCTTGATTGCGCCGCGGGTGCGAGCTCATTCACCCCAATAATGCACAGTCTAGGATTTGACGTGAAGGCAACAGACACCTTTTACGATAAAAGCCCCAGGATACTATATCAGATGTGCGCAGAACACCTAAAAACCCTCAAAAAAGCCCTCAAGGAAAAAGGCTCCTATATTTGGAAATTTTATAAAAACCCCGAAGAGATGTTCAGGGAACGTTTAAAAGCTTGTAAGATCTTCATATCAGATTATAGGATAGGTAAGGGTGAAAGGTATATAATGGCCGATATCAGGAAACTCCCATTCCCAGATGACAGCTTCCATCTTGTGCTCTGCTCCCACCTACTCTATATCTATGATCACAGACTTGACTGGAAATTCCACCTAGACAGTATCAACGAAATGTTAAGGGTCTCAAAGAATGAAGTGAGAATATACCCCCTTGTAAAGGAGGATGGTAGAAACTCCATCTACCTGAAACGGACATTAAAAAATCTCCAAGGAAAAGTTGATGCCAAACTAGAAAAGGTGGATTACATTTTCAGACCATCAGCAGATAAGATGCTCCGCCTAATCAAGTCTTTATCTGCTCTATGATGGCCTCATGCATCCTTTTTATGAATTCTATCCTCTCCTCATATTTTAGAACATCAAGGTACCCCTGTGCGACTAGGTTGAATGCGAATGGTGACGGTATCCTCGTGTCCACCTTCTCTATCCTCATCACACCCCCCTTTATCCATTTAAGGATCCTCTTAGCATTCTTTATATCCATGTAATCTTCTAGGACTTCCCTTCTCGCCTCTTTTAATATTGGGAAGTTTTCATCCAATTCCTTAACGAAATTTAATAATATCCTGCTTTTTACCTGTTGCCTCCCAACAGATTTTTCCCTCCCCTTATAGCGGCGCAGTATCATGAGTGAACGCGCAGCACAGTGCCTGAACCTACTAATTAAGGTTTCTGTCTTGTCAATAGCCTCTGTAAGGATCCTCCGCAAGTTTTCAGGGTCTAATCTTTGTAATGATTCTAATCCACCCATCTTACCATCAGAACTCAAATAAAATCCATTATCCGTTACTGATATCATAACATCCCTTTTGTATTTTCTTGCGATGATATATGCTATGGCACGAGATAATGCATCGTTAACCCGTCTGCCGAATAAACCATGGAATACTATGAACCTCCTCCCCCCAAATCCCTTATAGAATTCAACAAGTAAACGACGCTTACTAGGTATCCTCGCATAGAGGTATTGTTCCCTGAAATACTGGTAGATAGCATGGGCTGCATTATAATCAACGTGAAGATAATCCATTATAAACTCTATTATCTCATCCTTACTCTTCCCATACTGGAACTTAGCATCTATGATATCCCTGAAACGTTGTATATCAACTGCAAGGTCAAATGAGAGTGGTAATTGTTCCGAGAACCATGACGGTATTGTTGGGGGTCCTGAGGCAGGGGTTACATTAACCGTCATACCCCTTGAATAATTAAACCTGTAAATTTTACCCCCCAGTACGAAGGTGTCGCCTTTCCGTAGCTTCTCAAGGAATTCCTCATCTATTCTACCAACAACCTCCCCTTTACATTTCACCACAGCAGAACTCCTGTCGGGTATTGTGCCAATATTCGTGGAATAGAGCATCCTTGCAAGTTTTCCGCGGCGTCCGAACTCCCCACCTTCATGGTCTAACCAGATCTTAGCATAAACATAACGTTCCTCCAAGTCCGCATACTCCCCTGCAAGATACCTCAGAACCTTCATATAATCTTCCCTTGAAAGGTTCCGGTAGCAATAGCTTCTCCTCACAACCTCCAGGGCATATTCAATATCCCATCTGTGTTCTATGGCCATCCCATACAAGTGCTGAGCTAATACATCCAAACAATTTTCTGGTATGTCTATTTCATCAATTTTGCCTTCGAGACAATCCTTAAGTATCATAGCACATTCGATCAGATCATCCCTATCAGTTACTATGATACGACCCTTGGATTTTTCATGTAGACGATGCCCACTCCTTCCTATGCGCTGCAATGCCCTTGAAACAGACTTAGGCGAACTTAAGAGTATGACGAGGTCGATGTATCCAATGTCTATTCCAAGCTCCAGTGACGTTGATGATACAACCGCCTTTAGTTTGCCTTTCTTCAGTCTATCCTCGGCTTTTAGTCTTAGTTCCCTTGAGAGGGATGAGTGGTGGGCCATTATATTATCATCAGTGTATTTGTTGGGGAAACGACTCTTCAGGTTGTAGACTACGCTTTCCGTGCCACTGCGGGTGTTGGTGAATATTAAGGTTGTCTTATGTTCGCTTATAAGCTCGTCAAGTATATCATAGATGGCATTGTTAACTTCTTCAGGGTCTGCGGCTACTATATCATCCACCGGACATATGAGTTCTAGGTCCAATTTTTTCCTATAATCTACGTCGATTATTAGACAATCACGGGGCTTACCCTCCTGGTATCCCACGAGGAATTTCGCCACCCTCTCCAGTGGGTGTACGGTAGCTGATAATCCTATCCTTGTGAAGTCTCCTATAATGTGCTGTAAACGTTCCAAGGTTAATGAGAGGTGAACTCCCCTCTTGTTATCTGCCAGGGCGTGTATCTCATCAACTATAACATACTTTACATGGGAAAGTTTTCTTTTGAACTTTGGGGCTACGAGTATAATTGAGAGCGTCTCAGGGGTTGTGATGAGTATATGCGGGGGTTTCCTGAGCATCCTTGAACGTTCGCTCTGTGTCGTGTCACCCGTCCTAACAGCCTTTCTTATACCAAGTTTTTTCCCCGCTATCCTTTGGATCTCCTTAAGGGGCTCGTCAAGGTTCTTTTCTATATCATTATCAAGGGCCTTAAGGGGTGATACATAAATACAATAGATCTTATCTTCTAATTCCCCCTTTTCCGCTAGTCTGGTTAATTCGCTTATTATGGATAAGAATGCTGTGAGTGTTTTACCCGAACCTGTGGGTGAGGATATCAGCACGTTTTTCCCATTGTGTATTTCCTTTATAGCATACCTTTGGGCTTCCGTGAAATCCTCAAACCGGCTTTTGAACCATTTCCTAACCCACGGGTGGAGTATATCGTATATCTCCTCGGAGTCGTACTTTTTCTCTTGTTTTTTTATCATCCTCATCCCCCTTCCCTCATGATCCTCGCAACCTCCCCGAACGTCCCGAAATCGAACACTTTGAAATCCTCCACAGCATATACCCTGAACTTTGATAGTTCGCTTTCTTTCAGAAATGGTGAGATTATGGCCTCATGTAGTATGTCAGATCCCTCTGTCACGAAATTGAATGATGGCATAACAACCAATTTTTCACCACGAAATGGACCTATAAGGTAACATTTAACCTTCTCTATCCTCTCCCCACTCCTAAGGCCTATGCAAGGGTGTTCGTGGCCGATTATTATCGTCCGGGTTTCTATCCTCTCGGGGATGAAATGGCCGTGGGTTATGAGATGATCCTGGAATTTCAAAGACTCTAATATTTTAAAGTTTTTCAACTGTGATATGTAGGGTATGATAGGATCGTGGTTGCCCTTTATTAAGATGATATTATTGAAATTCTCTTCCAGGTGATCTAGTAGTCTTTTAAGTTCCCTGTTTTCCTGGTAGGTGACCCTTCCAAACTCGTGTTTCAGGTCACCATTTATTATAATGTTCTCAGCACCCGAGGATTCCCTGATCCTATCAATCCTATCCAATATCTTCTCGAATTGGAAACTGGGGAGCATGAAACCTTCCCTGTTAAGATACTGTTCATATCCTAGGTGTAGGTCTGCGATTATCATAGTATCCTCTATCAAGAGTGCCAAGTCGCAAATTTCAAGATCCTCAGTTATGAAGGTGCTGATCTTCTCCACCACCAATATCACTTTTATATGGGGGTGCGAATCTAAGAAAATAGTGAAAGGGTTGCGATTCTACAATCCTTAACCAGAAAAAATTACATCATCTAACCCTCTCTCCAAGTCCTCTGAGGGGGAAAGTCTTACTATAAGTACCTCTTATTATTCTAGTTCTTATATTTTATGGAATATTCTATCCGTCAAAATCTTAACGGACCCACCCACCCCTCAATAGGGGGGATCCTGTAGAGGGTTGGGGACCCCCACACTCCAAGGTTAGTCCTCATACAAGATCCAAGATAGGATGGGGGAAGATTTTATATTATCATAAACTCCTAATGGAATTAATCCAAAAATAATCTTAGGGAGGTTTGCCCCCATTGGTTAATGATAAACATAAGATGATTAATAATCTTCCATGCACCCCTAAATCAGTTGATGTTCTTATCAAACTTCTCGAAGACGAAAGCCACCCTATAAGGTTTGCCGCGGCCGAAAAATTAGCCGAATTCGGTGATATATCCATTGATAGGCTCCTTGAGATGTTAGATGAGAAAAAAGGGCCTGTGAAGAGGTATATTATATTTGCGCTTAAGAAGATTGGCGATCCCAAGGTTACGGACCATTTTATTAAAGCACTTGAAGATGAAGATTGGGGTGTTAGGAAGTTCGCCGCACGTGCCCTTGGAGAATTAGGCGATAAAAGAGCCGTGGAACCCCTTATTAAAGCACTTGAAGATGAAGATTGGGGTGTGAAACTTGCGGCTTTAAGGTCCCTCGGCGACCTGAAGGATGAACGGGCGATAGAACCCATAAAAAAGGCGAGGAGAAAGGGTGATAAGGAATTTAAAAAGGCTGCTAACCAAGCTTTAAAGAAGATCCAATCCTAATACTTGTAGATTTCCGGGCGCCTATTTTCCAAGAGTGGTAATCTCCTCCTAACCTCTTCCACCTGTGAAAGGTCTATCTCAACGTTTTTAATGGTTTCACCAGCACCAGCCTCATATATGACAGACCCCCACGGATCCACAACCATTGAATGGCCATAGGCCACATACTCAGCCCTTTTATCACGCGCCGGGGACACTGCAACCACAAAAACTTGGTTATCTATCGCCCTAGCCCTTATCAGCGTCTCCCAGTGGGCGGGGCCCGTTACCATGTTAAAAGCACCGGGGAATACGAGTATCCCAGCCCCCCGGAGCGTCATAATCCTTGAAAGTTCCGGGAATCTTATATCATAACATATGCCCACCCCTATCCTCGTATGGCCTATTCTAACTACTGTAGGTGTCCTTCCAGGTAACAGTGTGTCTGATTCCTTGAAGGTTATCCTCCCAGGGATGTTTATATCAAACAAGTGGATCTTCCGGTGTTTTCCTATAACCTCACCCCATGGGTCTATGATGAACGACGTGTTATATACGCCCCTTTTTGTTCTTTCAGGTACTGAACCCGCTATGATATAAACTTGGAGTTCCCTCGCAATCTCCCCCAGTCTAGTTATTGTAGGACCCTCCTGTGTCTCAGCATATTCCCGGAATCTACTATTATCATAGGGGCAGTTAAACATCTCAGGGAGTATCACGGTCTCGGATCCCATCTCGGCGAGTTCTCTGATCATCTTCTCCGCCCTTTCAATATTTTCCTCCTTTCTGTCCACAACCCTCATCTGGCATAATCCCAAATTCATTTAAACCCCTACCAGGCAAATCATCTCCCACACACCAGGCAATCTAAAAATGCCCTCCCATGGGGGGAGATTCCATCCCCACTTTTTTTAGAGTGTAAAAAATAATATATTAGTAATTATATAACAAATTAATCCAGGATAAATTGTCCCCCAGAGTCCTAGGAGTAGTGATTATGGACCCCTACAGTGAAATGGAGAGTATAAGGGAGTCTCTGCGACGCGAAGGTTATATAGCCGATGACGATATCCTAGTCACCATATTCCTAGCCCTTAATCTGAAGAAGCCCATCCTAGTGGAAGGACCCCCAGGCACTGGTAAGACAGAACTTGCAAAAAAGGTTGCCAGTGCATTTGATCTAGACTTTTTCAGGATCCAATGCTATGAAGGTATAACCTTCGAACAGATCGTTGGCGAGTGGAATTACCAGAAACAACTTTTAACACTTGAAAAGGCTAGGATAACCGGCGTTGATGAGGATGTTTTCCAGGAAGATTTCTTCATCAAAAGACCCCTACTTTCAGCTTTCATAAATGACAAGCCATCCCTCATACTCATAGATGAGATAGACAAGGCCGACGAGGAAGTTGAAAGTTTCCTCCTCCAAGCCCTCGGCGAGAAACAGATTACAGTTAACGACCTTGGAACATTCGAATTAGAAAATGACCTAATGGTAATCCTAACATCTAATTCCCAGAGAAACCTCCTCGATGAGACCAGAGACCGATGTCTATACCTCTACATCGACTATCCAAGCCCTGAAAAGGAAATAGAGATAGTGAAGGCCCAGGTCCCATCAGCACCCCAAAAACTTATAAAAGAGGTTGTAGAGGCTATCCACGAGATAAGAAAGTTGAACGTGATGAAAAAGCCATCCATAAGAGCTACCATAGACTGGGTTAAAACATTACTAGTCCTTGGGATGGAAAGCCTAAACAAGAAAACATTTGAAGAGACCATCGGAGTAGTATTCAAAAACAAACATGATAAAGAAAAGGCCATGGATTTGAATCTCCGCAAATGAGGATAAAACCAGATAAACCCCCCCACACAGGCCAGACCTTCCACTATTTTATCCAAACCCTAATTTTAGAAAAAACCGCCAATGGACTTTACCCCCCCAAAATGGAAAGCGTCTTAAAGGTGAATTCCCATGAAGATATTGGAGCTTTCCCAAGCTCTCAGAGAAAAAGGAATACCAGTAAGTATAAGGAGCACAAAACTGGCTTATTTCGTATATGACATCTTCAAAGGGGGGGCCCATCTCAAGGAGGCTCTTGCATCTGTTTATGTGAAAGATAAAAGGCAATTAGAGGCCTTTGAAGAAGCCTTCAATGAAGTCTTCCATGGAAAAGAAAAAGGTGAAGTAGAGGAGATAAAATTAAAAACCAGGACGGATTCTGGGATAAAAGTTGAAACCCCTGATGAAATGGTCCTGGTCGAAGAGAAGATAGACTTCCAGCCCCCAATCATGGACCTTCCCCATCTTGACAAGGATGAAAGATCACTCCTTGAAATGGACGTTAGCAAACTAGACTTCTTCGACACTAGGATATTCGAGTTATGCAAAAAACTCGGTCTTAAAATCGCCAATAGACGCTCCAGGAGATTTAAAGGTTCAAAGGTTGGCCGCCCCGATATAAGGAAGAGTATACGTAAAAACCTTAAATATGGTGGCGCGCTCATAGAACTCATCAATAAAAAGCCCTCCATTAAAAAGAGTCAACACATTTTCCTATGTGATGTTAGCGGCTCCTGTGACTGGATAAGTAACTGGTTTTTTTGCATAGTCTACGCTGCACAACACACATTCTATAACTCACGTTTCTTCGACTTTGACAATAAAATCGTTGAAACAACAAAGGCACTCCAAGAAGAAGATCTCCTAGCAGCTTTCCAGAACCTGAGGGTTTCCAGGCAACAGAATATGATGCTACATGGCACATCTAACATGTACACCGCCTTTAAGGAATTCAAGGAGAAGGTTGTGTTCCCACCACGCTCCTACATTATAATATTAACTGATTGTCGCGACTGGGCCGGGCCGCGTGAAGATGGCGTCCCATTAAGTGCCAGGGTCCTTGAGGAGCTCTGTCAACGTTGCCGTAAAGTTCTAATATTGAATCCCGAGGACAAGAACAAGTGGGATGTTGTTGACAGTTGCGTCTCATATTATATAGATGCAGGTGCCAGCGTAAAAGAGGTTAGGAATCTCAGACAACTTGCAGAGATTATCGAGAAGATATAAACTTGTCAAGGGTCATCCTATGGTCCTTTTTCAACTCCTGTGGGGGTTCTAGGCTCTTAAATTCTAGGCCTTCTGCTTCTAACAGTTCCCTGGCATCATGGGTTATTGATGGGGCGACTAAAACACCCCTTACACCATGTTTATCATCCTTGAAATCCTCCAAGTATCTTTTAAGTTGCCTCACAGCACTAATACCAGCCCTTCTACTCTTTAACTCCAACACCATTAATGAGCCGTTCTCATCCTTCCCCAGGATGTCTATGAAACCATTTGATGTCTGATACTCCCTTGTTATGGGCTTGAAGCCCTTTTCGATGATATCAGGAGATTCTAATATGAGCTGGCGCATGTCTTCTTCATGGCCCGCCACTTCCAATTCATGGATGTCCCTGGCAAGGTAATATGAGATGGTATGGGCCCGTTCTATTTCCACTGTGAGTTTCTCTGCTGGTTTCCTCCTTATACTCTCAACTAGGATCTTCCCATCATCTTCTATTTTCACCCTCACCTTCGATCCTGGGGGTTGCCAGTTAACTGGTTCAACTTTCCGATCCTGGTGTATCAGAAATGACCCATCAGGTTTTATTATTATAAGCCTCTCCCCAGGGCCTAGTCTGCTCCTGGCACGACCATAATAACATACCCTGCAACAGGAGAATATTAGGATCATGGCCCTTTTACGGAGGCCCTCTTCTATTATCTTGTAGGTTTGCTCGCCTGTAGGATTCTCTAGGCTTGTGAATCTCCTATTAGTCATTCAATCACTTTATATAATGCTTGGTACTTATATACTCTAAAGTTTCCCCACGTGGGGGATAGGATGTTAAAGGAGTTTGTTATAGAAGCCGAGATCGCCCCTGCATATTATGTGGACCTTTTAGAGTTTATACTCAGGTATTCTGATTTCAAGGATGCTAGGATAACATATGATAGGCTGGTTTTCACTCTGGAGCATCCCCATGGGGTTATAAATGGTGATTTGAGGGTTGGTGAGAAGATCAGGATAATCTTCACCTATCCTCCCGGCCTAGAGGATAAGGTGGAGGAATTATATGATGATATTTTTTTCCTAATACAATTATTTGGGGAGGAGTTAAGAGAGAGCACATTATATTTTGCATGGGTGGAAGGACAGGACATAATCCCTGAGAAACCCTCCTCATTAACTAGGAGAATATCTAAGATTCTCTTCGGCAGCAACCTGTTAGTTCTCTTCATCATCTTCCTCGTTATTAATATTATATTGTTCATCCTATTTGGGTTATATGCTGTTATTATAATCCTGCTTATGCAATTTTCCATCGTACTATTATCTGACAGGTTATATTCGATTATGGGTGAATGGCGGATAACACCCGAAAACCCATTTTGTCATATACTAATGTACCAGTTACCAGGTAGGGATTTCAAGTTTTTCAAGGAAGTTTGCGGAGACCTTCTGATTAATATAAAAAGGGAAATCTATGATAAGTCCCTTGTATTGGGTGAGCCGCCACTTGCGAGCTTGGCAGGGACGTTCTCAGAGGGTATGGTTTTGAGTGCACACCATTAAATGAAAAATCCAAGATAATAAACGTTTACGATCTTGTCAAAACCGCAGCTTCCAAGTTCAGCATCCCCACACCCAAGATAATAATCTCCAATACCATGCTCCCCAATGCCG encodes:
- a CDS encoding ATP-dependent helicase, yielding MIKKQEKKYDSEEIYDILHPWVRKWFKSRFEDFTEAQRYAIKEIHNGKNVLISSPTGSGKTLTAFLSIISELTRLAEKGELEDKIYCIYVSPLKALDNDIEKNLDEPLKEIQRIAGKKLGIRKAVRTGDTTQSERSRMLRKPPHILITTPETLSIILVAPKFKRKLSHVKYVIVDEIHALADNKRGVHLSLTLERLQHIIGDFTRIGLSATVHPLERVAKFLVGYQEGKPRDCLIIDVDYRKKLDLELICPVDDIVAADPEEVNNAIYDILDELISEHKTTLIFTNTRSGTESVVYNLKSRFPNKYTDDNIMAHHSSLSRELRLKAEDRLKKGKLKAVVSSTSLELGIDIGYIDLVILLSSPKSVSRALQRIGRSGHRLHEKSKGRIIVTDRDDLIECAMILKDCLEGKIDEIDIPENCLDVLAQHLYGMAIEHRWDIEYALEVVRRSYCYRNLSREDYMKVLRYLAGEYADLEERYVYAKIWLDHEGGEFGRRGKLARMLYSTNIGTIPDRSSAVVKCKGEVVGRIDEEFLEKLRKGDTFVLGGKIYRFNYSRGMTVNVTPASGPPTIPSWFSEQLPLSFDLAVDIQRFRDIIDAKFQYGKSKDEIIEFIMDYLHVDYNAAHAIYQYFREQYLYARIPSKRRLLVEFYKGFGGRRFIVFHGLFGRRVNDALSRAIAYIIARKYKRDVMISVTDNGFYLSSDGKMGGLESLQRLDPENLRRILTEAIDKTETLISRFRHCAARSLMILRRYKGREKSVGRQQVKSRILLNFVKELDENFPILKEARREVLEDYMDIKNAKRILKWIKGGVMRIEKVDTRIPSPFAFNLVAQGYLDVLKYEERIEFIKRMHEAIIEQIKT
- the rfbB gene encoding dTDP-glucose 4,6-dehydratase, with product MRIIVTGGAGFIGSNFIKYMLKEHPQYEIINLDALTYCGNLENLQGVEDNPNYKFVKGDITDKRLVDDLTQGADVIINFAAESHVDRSIQDPSKFLKTNVIGTQTLLEAAKKHNIQKYIQISTDEVYGSCEKCYFTEETPLAPNSPYAASKASADLFVRAYHKTYNLPVNITRSSNNYGPYQFPEKFIPLIITNALENKPIPIYGDGMNIRDWIHVYDHCRAIDLVLHHGRQGEIYNIGGGNEKRNIEVVKLILEILGKDESLIRFVEDRPGHDRRYAMDSKKIKRELGWKPTYKFREGLEETIKWYTQNRRWWENIKTGEYQEYYEKMYGKRLYD
- the rfbC gene encoding dTDP-4-dehydrorhamnose 3,5-epimerase, with translation MGKFNFTPTKLEGALIIEPLVFEDERGYFMETYNMKEFEEAGVQIKFVQDNESKSKKGVLRGLHFQYKKPQGKLVRAIKGRIFDVAVDLRKNSPTYGEWEAVILSEENKKQFYIPEGFAHGFLVLSDYAIVNYKCTELYHPEYEGGIRWDDPTLSIKWPLDQVDKIIISEKDENWKTLKEKPIRL
- a CDS encoding metallophosphoesterase, which translates into the protein MVEKISTFITEDLEICDLALLIEDTMIIADLHLGYEQYLNREGFMLPSFQFEKILDRIDRIRESSGAENIIINGDLKHEFGRVTYQENRELKRLLDHLEENFNNIILIKGNHDPIIPYISQLKNFKILESLKFQDHLITHGHFIPERIETRTIIIGHEHPCIGLRSGERIEKVKCYLIGPFRGEKLVVMPSFNFVTEGSDILHEAIISPFLKESELSKFRVYAVEDFKVFDFGTFGEVARIMREGG
- the rfbD gene encoding dTDP-4-dehydrorhamnose reductase, giving the protein MRIFITGATGMLGNDLVKVLSDDHKIITKRVEITSLEDIVDFICNSKPDAIIHTAAFTDVDAAESAKDKAYKVNVIGTRNVTLAASKVKAPIIYISTDYIFDGEKSEGYYEFDKPNPINFYGLTKYLGEVCVRNLTNKFYIVRTSWLFGEHGRNFVKTILELAEENEKIQVVDDQIGSPTYTLDLAEAIRELIKKPAYGIYHITNSGHCSWYEFAKEVFKEAEINIKLEAVSSNEFKRPARRPKCSILKNYNWKMEGFPTLRDYRVALKEYLRGLKF
- a CDS encoding HAD family hydrolase, whose product is MVVLFDIDKTLLIGSHCHFHSFKQAFKDLYGENITLDIPNLQGMTDKQIIYHVAKKNSIKISDFNDIIDRIVEHYKENVKREKIRPLRGTREVLNILEDMRIPTGIVTGNIEEIAWIKLKKAGFSDYFGFGAFGDEGCQRSTLLGLALKRAGKIHNKINPKESIMVGDTPRDIQAGKKVGTITVGVATGDFTIEDLKKAGADHVLKSLEEKEKFIRIIQKNMITCEYS
- a CDS encoding class I SAM-dependent methyltransferase — translated: MKKCMENGYMIKGPLFTGRTCQEYIQMFNLNLKRLRGKSILDCAAGASSFTPIMHSLGFDVKATDTFYDKSPRILYQMCAEHLKTLKKALKEKGSYIWKFYKNPEEMFRERLKACKIFISDYRIGKGERYIMADIRKLPFPDDSFHLVLCSHLLYIYDHRLDWKFHLDSINEMLRVSKNEVRIYPLVKEDGRNSIYLKRTLKNLQGKVDAKLEKVDYIFRPSADKMLRLIKSLSAL